In a genomic window of Dehalococcoidia bacterium:
- the rpsP gene encoding 30S ribosomal protein S16, translating into MMVKIRLRRTGARHKPMYRIVVTDSKSPREGAFIEVIGNYNPLNDPETVNINEDKALAWLEKGAQPTETTYRLLAKTGVMAKFNAAHPSRKFKQAVQKTTQKVKKKSKSTTEVKAA; encoded by the coding sequence ATCATGGTAAAAATCAGGTTAAGAAGGACAGGCGCCAGACATAAGCCTATGTACAGGATTGTGGTGACCGACAGCAAGTCACCCCGAGAAGGCGCTTTCATTGAAGTCATAGGGAATTATAATCCGCTAAATGACCCTGAGACTGTAAATATAAATGAGGACAAGGCTCTGGCCTGGCTGGAGAAAGGCGCCCAGCCGACGGAGACGACATACAGGTTGCTGGCTAAAACCGGCGTGATGGCAAAATTTAACGCGGCGCATCCTTCAAGAAAATTCAAACAGGCAGTACAGAAGACTACTCAGAAGGTGAAGAAGAAGTCCAAATCTACAACTGAGGTGAAGGCA
- a CDS encoding CoA-binding protein produces MPSIIEQLDCIFKPGSMAIIGVSDNIAKWGYMMVERPLRTGYRGRIYPVNPQGGTLLGLPSYRSVKDIPGQVDLAVKTVQAIHVPAVMQECVDKGVRGAILISAGFAETGGAGKALQERVMSIAANGGIRCVGPNCMGIWSAAACLNNAFEKAPKQGHITFISQSGTFGGYMADMAGSKGFGLRTFISIGNQADLTVADYIEYFSCDEETRVIILYLEGIKDGRRFFESCKETLRKKPIVLYKGGSSPAGARATMSHTASIAGSDLVFQSACEQLGLIRAQESFQTFDLAVAFLSSPLPPGKRIGVLGTGGQGVVSTDACQKLGLEVPELDKDTCAALMKMLPPHAPPPTNPVDFAGSYRTAMDEANVVETLLKLEYIDGFISNVPINPFVWGLKLDSLPADVLKNIKRLTDEGTNRFCDLPRIYGKPVVCVRWYSDVKEDPVSDALKESGIPVYDTPEQCARAMAALAGYSRLRRSPDL; encoded by the coding sequence TTGCCATCGATAATAGAGCAGCTCGATTGCATATTTAAACCTGGATCCATGGCCATCATCGGCGTCTCGGACAATATCGCCAAATGGGGATATATGATGGTCGAAAGGCCCTTGCGCACAGGCTATCGCGGCCGGATATATCCCGTTAATCCTCAGGGCGGCACATTACTGGGTTTGCCCTCTTACCGCTCAGTTAAAGACATACCCGGACAGGTGGACCTGGCCGTTAAAACGGTCCAGGCAATACATGTGCCTGCTGTTATGCAGGAATGCGTGGATAAGGGTGTCAGGGGAGCTATATTGATATCTGCCGGCTTCGCTGAAACAGGTGGAGCAGGAAAGGCGCTTCAGGAAAGAGTCATGAGTATCGCGGCGAATGGAGGCATACGCTGCGTGGGACCCAACTGCATGGGTATCTGGAGCGCGGCAGCTTGCCTCAACAACGCCTTCGAAAAGGCACCCAAACAGGGACATATCACCTTTATCTCGCAAAGCGGCACGTTCGGGGGATACATGGCGGACATGGCCGGTAGCAAGGGCTTCGGCCTCCGAACTTTCATCAGCATCGGCAACCAGGCTGACCTAACCGTTGCAGACTACATCGAATACTTCTCATGCGATGAAGAGACCAGGGTTATCATACTATACCTGGAAGGCATTAAAGACGGCAGAAGGTTCTTTGAGAGCTGTAAGGAAACTCTCCGGAAGAAGCCGATCGTGCTCTACAAGGGCGGAAGCTCGCCCGCCGGCGCCCGTGCAACCATGTCGCATACTGCATCCATCGCAGGTTCAGACCTGGTCTTCCAGAGCGCCTGCGAACAACTCGGCCTGATACGAGCGCAAGAGTCTTTCCAGACCTTCGATCTGGCGGTCGCGTTCCTCAGCTCGCCACTGCCTCCCGGCAAAAGAATTGGCGTGCTGGGTACCGGAGGGCAGGGTGTCGTATCAACTGACGCCTGTCAAAAGCTGGGACTTGAGGTGCCGGAGCTGGATAAAGATACCTGTGCAGCCCTGATGAAAATGCTTCCTCCCCACGCCCCACCTCCAACCAATCCCGTAGACTTTGCCGGAAGCTATCGCACGGCTATGGATGAAGCCAACGTAGTGGAAACCTTATTGAAGCTGGAATATATCGACGGCTTCATCAGCAACGTGCCGATCAATCCGTTCGTCTGGGGATTAAAGCTCGATAGTCTTCCCGCGGATGTGCTGAAAAACATAAAACGGCTCACCGATGAAGGGACGAATCGTTTTTGTGACCTGCCCCGTATCTACGGGAAGCCGGTGGTCTGTGTACGCTGGTACAGCGACGTTAAAGAAGACCCCGTATCGGATGCGCTGAAAGAGTCCGGTATCCCTGTATACGATACGCCGGAACAGTGCGCCCGGGCTATGGCCGCACTGGCCGGATACTCCCGCCTGCGCCGTTCACCGGATCTATAA
- the nfi gene encoding deoxyribonuclease V (cleaves DNA at apurinic or apyrimidinic sites) → MKIPPCHRWDLNVSQARELQVKLSDKVMRCNDKMDIKLIAGIDVSVSRYSRTGRAAVVVVNYPDLEVRDISVAEGAIDFPYVPGLLSFREAPLALQACNGLETRPDLLMVDGQGLAHPRRLGIASHLGLLLNIPSIGCAKSRLIGTHDSLPEEAGSYSLLLEKDEVIGAVVRTKRAVKPLYVSIGHRTDLDSAIRLVLSCCRGFRLPQPTRLAHIAAGGSSDLSACMMNGR, encoded by the coding sequence ATGAAAATTCCCCCCTGCCATCGCTGGGACCTCAATGTCAGTCAGGCGCGTGAACTGCAGGTCAAACTCTCAGATAAGGTCATGCGCTGTAATGATAAAATGGATATTAAACTGATAGCCGGAATCGATGTTTCGGTATCCCGGTATTCAAGGACCGGACGCGCGGCAGTTGTTGTGGTGAATTACCCTGATCTCGAGGTCCGCGATATCTCTGTCGCCGAGGGCGCTATCGATTTCCCGTACGTCCCAGGCCTGTTATCGTTCAGGGAAGCGCCGCTGGCCTTGCAGGCGTGCAATGGATTAGAGACGCGACCCGACCTGCTGATGGTGGACGGACAGGGCCTCGCCCATCCCAGGAGGCTGGGGATCGCATCCCACCTCGGGTTGCTGTTGAATATACCGTCCATCGGGTGCGCCAAGTCCCGTTTGATCGGCACACATGATTCATTGCCTGAGGAAGCCGGGAGTTACAGCCTGCTCTTGGAGAAAGATGAGGTAATCGGAGCAGTGGTCAGGACGAAGCGTGCGGTTAAACCCCTTTACGTATCGATCGGGCACAGAACCGACCTTGACAGCGCCATCAGGCTGGTGCTGAGTTGCTGCCGGGGTTTCCGCCTACCGCAGCCTACCCGCCTGGCACATATTGCGGCCGGAGGATCATCCGATTTGTCCGCCTGTATGATGAACGGAAGATAA
- the prfB gene encoding peptide chain release factor 2 (programmed frameshift) gives MLEEKTRIEELRRRISAIMEHLDIAGKEKRLFELEAKTSDPGFWSDQQTAQSVMRQIGSLKDTAAQWRDIEKSASGVAEVISIALAESDQSLKTDVHTEIDRIKAHFDQIEVQLMLDGPYDSRDAILAIHAGAGGTESQDWAQMLMRMFVRWAERHKLQSDVLDVSPGDEAGIKSATIEIKGNFSYGKLKSEHGVHRLVRLSPFDADHARHTSFALVEVMPEAEARTDLQINPEDIRVDTFRSSGPGGQHMQKTSSAVRITHIPTGLVVSCQSERSQHQNKESALRVLYARLLEIEIEKREAEKAKIKGKRIDAGWGNQIRSYVLHPYKMVKDHRTEYETSNTAAVLEGEIDELINAYLRSKVGEDK, from the exons ATGCTGGAAGAAAAAACACGTATTGAAGAGCTGCGACGCAGGATCTCCGCCATCATGGAGCATCTT GACATCGCGGGGAAAGAGAAACGACTATTTGAGCTGGAGGCAAAGACATCCGATCCCGGATTCTGGTCCGACCAGCAAACGGCGCAATCCGTTATGCGCCAGATAGGTTCGCTTAAAGATACTGCTGCACAGTGGCGCGACATAGAAAAGAGCGCATCCGGCGTAGCGGAGGTCATATCCATAGCCCTTGCCGAGAGCGATCAATCCTTAAAGACCGATGTCCACACAGAGATCGACCGTATTAAGGCGCATTTCGATCAGATTGAGGTACAGCTCATGCTGGACGGACCCTACGACAGCAGGGATGCCATACTCGCCATACATGCCGGCGCAGGGGGAACCGAATCACAGGACTGGGCCCAGATGCTGATGCGCATGTTCGTGCGCTGGGCCGAGCGGCACAAGCTGCAATCCGATGTACTGGATGTCTCACCCGGAGACGAGGCCGGAATTAAAAGCGCTACCATTGAGATCAAGGGGAATTTCTCGTACGGAAAACTCAAGTCCGAGCATGGCGTGCACAGGCTGGTGCGCCTCTCTCCCTTCGACGCCGACCATGCGCGTCATACATCTTTCGCCCTGGTAGAGGTCATGCCCGAAGCGGAGGCCCGGACCGATCTGCAGATCAACCCTGAAGATATCCGCGTAGACACCTTCAGGTCAAGCGGACCCGGGGGGCAGCACATGCAAAAAACCAGCAGCGCGGTGAGGATTACGCATATCCCCACCGGCCTGGTGGTAAGCTGCCAGAGCGAGCGCTCGCAACATCAGAACAAGGAGAGCGCACTCAGGGTGTTATACGCCCGCCTGCTTGAGATAGAGATCGAAAAAAGGGAGGCTGAGAAAGCCAAGATCAAAGGAAAACGCATCGACGCCGGCTGGGGCAACCAGATCAGGAGCTATGTGCTTCACCCTTACAAGATGGTCAAGGATCACAGGACGGAATACGAGACCAGCAATACCGCTGCCGTGCTGGAAGGCGAGATCGATGAGTTAATCAATGCGTATTTACGCTCGAAAGTTGGAGAAGATAAATGA
- a CDS encoding peptidase MA family metallohydrolase: MIRQITIILLLLLIYLMPAAVSAADDVRLLDSSTEADFPNMLTFKVRAESADPITRIRLRYEVDKKMYSPTFAEAWLVFQPARNIEAAWSWDMRKGMLPPGATVTYWWVIEDDAGNRLTTPKNIITFDDTRYKWQKVSDQNINIYWYRGSSSFSGDLLKAATDAKGRLERDTGVTLDKPVHIYIYANFSDLRESIIAPDEWTGGVAYRGFNIISIGISPNNLAWGKKAVAHELGHLMTQQVTVSPYGETRPYWLDEGLAMHAEGEQSEAAREEFQRSIEDGRIATLQSLTSPFPADPQEAYFAYAQSQSVIEYLINVHGREKIHRLLVLINDGYSLDDALTNVYGFNLSGLDDAWLEYMTAAPQANAVPGEITSHVPGTACILSLSPVAYTVARGGV, translated from the coding sequence ATGATAAGGCAGATTACTATTATCCTGCTGCTGTTGCTGATATACCTGATGCCGGCTGCCGTCTCTGCAGCCGACGATGTCAGGCTGCTGGATTCGAGCACGGAGGCAGATTTTCCCAACATGCTCACGTTTAAAGTTAGGGCCGAAAGCGCCGATCCCATTACGCGCATCAGGCTCCGCTACGAAGTCGACAAGAAAATGTACTCACCGACCTTTGCCGAGGCCTGGCTCGTGTTTCAGCCGGCCAGAAACATCGAGGCCGCCTGGAGCTGGGATATGCGCAAAGGCATGTTACCGCCCGGAGCCACAGTCACCTACTGGTGGGTAATCGAGGACGACGCAGGCAACAGGCTGACCACGCCAAAAAATATTATTACTTTCGATGATACACGTTACAAGTGGCAGAAGGTCAGCGATCAGAATATTAATATTTACTGGTACCGGGGAAGCAGTTCCTTTTCCGGCGACCTGCTCAAGGCCGCGACGGATGCAAAGGGAAGGTTGGAGAGGGATACGGGTGTAACTCTGGATAAACCGGTCCATATCTATATATACGCGAATTTCAGCGATCTTCGTGAATCCATTATAGCTCCCGACGAGTGGACGGGGGGCGTGGCCTACAGGGGATTTAACATCATCTCCATCGGTATTTCACCCAATAACCTGGCATGGGGTAAAAAAGCCGTAGCACACGAGTTGGGCCATCTGATGACGCAACAGGTCACGGTCAGCCCCTACGGGGAAACCAGACCATACTGGCTGGACGAGGGGCTGGCAATGCATGCCGAAGGAGAACAGAGCGAAGCCGCCAGGGAAGAGTTTCAAAGGTCCATTGAGGACGGCCGCATTGCTACCCTGCAATCCCTTACAAGCCCTTTTCCGGCCGATCCCCAGGAAGCCTATTTCGCTTATGCTCAGAGCCAGAGCGTAATAGAATACCTGATAAACGTTCACGGCAGGGAGAAGATCCACCGGTTGCTTGTTCTGATCAACGACGGCTACAGCCTTGACGACGCTTTGACCAATGTCTACGGATTCAACCTGAGTGGTCTGGACGATGCATGGTTGGAATATATGACAGCCGCGCCGCAGGCTAATGCCGTCCCGGGCGAGATCACTTCTCATGTGCCCGGTACAGCCTGCATCCTCAGCTTATCCCCTGTTGCCTATACGGTTGCCCGGGGAGGCGTTTAG
- the radC gene encoding DNA repair protein RadC — protein sequence METERTYTVHDLPPSDRPRERLKRLGAEALSTAELLACIMGSGTRGDSVVMTSQKLLSEFGNLHNIASASIQELSRSRGIGEARAIQLKAACEIGKRLLDPDYAEKGKPVQSPEEAFISMQEKLRGKKKEHFYVLCLDTRNRVSNKKQVSMGNLDSSIVHPREVFKDAISSLAAAVIFVHNHPSGDLEPSSEDVNLTRRLVEAGELLGIPVLDHIIVSDKGYTSLKSRNLI from the coding sequence ATGGAGACCGAAAGGACTTATACGGTCCACGATCTGCCGCCCTCAGACAGGCCAAGGGAGCGCCTTAAAAGGCTGGGGGCAGAAGCGCTTTCAACAGCAGAGTTGCTTGCCTGCATCATGGGCAGCGGCACGCGGGGCGACTCGGTCGTTATGACGTCACAAAAATTGCTATCGGAGTTCGGCAACTTGCATAACATCGCCTCGGCATCCATCCAGGAGTTATCCAGGTCAAGAGGCATAGGCGAGGCCAGGGCCATTCAGTTGAAAGCCGCTTGCGAGATCGGCAAACGACTATTAGATCCTGATTATGCTGAGAAAGGGAAGCCCGTACAATCTCCCGAAGAAGCTTTTATATCCATGCAGGAGAAACTGCGGGGAAAGAAAAAGGAGCACTTCTACGTGCTCTGCCTGGATACACGTAATCGTGTCAGCAATAAAAAGCAGGTATCCATGGGCAACCTGGATAGCAGCATAGTCCACCCGCGCGAGGTGTTCAAGGACGCCATATCTTCGCTGGCGGCTGCGGTTATCTTCGTTCACAATCACCCCTCCGGCGATCTCGAGCCGTCGTCGGAAGATGTTAACCTGACCAGAAGGCTGGTGGAGGCGGGCGAACTGCTGGGCATACCGGTACTCGACCATATCATCGTCAGCGATAAGGGCTACACCAGCCTGAAATCAAGAAATTTAATTTGA
- a CDS encoding peptide ABC transporter substrate-binding protein, which translates to MKRNILIKLIGAAVISAFVISTLAGCSLLGVADSDIQEGPGGTLKLWDIGPLTLDPAISGEMSSHLYIMQIFNGLVKLNENLEPVSDLAERWTVSPDGKTYTFFLRRDALFHDGKPVTASDVKYSLERACNPATGSQTASTYLNDIVGSTEVLSGQAQNLSGVSVIDDHTLSVTIDEPKVYFLSKLAYPTAFVVDRRNVETGGDWWWYKPNGSGPYRMASWNVGSLIILQPSLHYYGKKGTARLYFQLLDGVPMSLYETGKIDVVEISQLYLDRATDRTGPFFDQLHIYPEFSLQYIGFNTTRPPFDDPLVREAFSRSVDKDHIIKIIEKNMVNRADGILPPGMPGYNKDLQGLDYDPDYARELLAKSRYSSGLPPITITVLGWGGLDVDPALGAVMQDWKKNLGAEVSVRLLEPDPFHYNLQQEADEMYVLGWVADYPDPQNFLQTLFYTDTEYNHGRFSSSEFDTLIDRAAVEQDHDKRIELYRQAEQVIIDQAPVIPLWFNKNYVLVNPRVKNYSIDPLGVPRLNLVSIEH; encoded by the coding sequence ATGAAAAGGAACATTCTGATCAAGTTGATCGGCGCGGCAGTCATCAGCGCATTCGTTATATCAACACTTGCAGGGTGCAGCCTATTGGGGGTCGCTGACTCCGATATCCAAGAGGGCCCGGGCGGCACCCTTAAGCTCTGGGATATAGGGCCGCTTACTCTCGATCCGGCGATATCGGGCGAGATGTCATCCCATCTATACATCATGCAGATCTTCAACGGCCTGGTCAAATTAAATGAGAACCTTGAGCCCGTTTCTGACCTGGCAGAGCGCTGGACTGTAAGCCCTGACGGTAAAACATATACCTTTTTCCTGCGCCGGGACGCCCTTTTCCATGACGGCAAACCGGTCACTGCCTCCGATGTCAAGTACTCCTTGGAGAGAGCTTGCAACCCTGCCACAGGTTCACAGACGGCATCCACCTACCTTAATGATATAGTCGGCTCGACTGAAGTGCTGTCCGGCCAGGCTCAAAACCTCAGCGGTGTATCAGTTATCGACGACCATACCCTCTCGGTTACGATCGACGAGCCTAAAGTTTATTTTCTTTCCAAGCTGGCTTATCCCACTGCCTTCGTGGTGGACAGACGAAATGTCGAAACAGGAGGAGACTGGTGGTGGTACAAACCCAACGGTAGCGGACCGTACAGAATGGCCAGTTGGAATGTGGGCTCACTCATCATTTTGCAGCCCAGCCTGCATTATTACGGCAAGAAGGGCACCGCACGATTGTACTTCCAACTGCTGGACGGCGTGCCCATGTCCCTTTACGAGACGGGAAAGATAGACGTGGTTGAGATCAGCCAGTTATATTTAGATCGTGCTACAGACAGGACAGGGCCTTTCTTCGATCAACTTCACATATATCCGGAGTTCAGCCTGCAATATATCGGGTTCAATACCACCAGGCCACCCTTCGATGATCCCCTTGTCAGGGAAGCTTTCAGCCGCTCGGTGGACAAGGACCACATCATTAAAATCATAGAGAAAAACATGGTCAACCGCGCTGACGGAATTTTGCCTCCGGGCATGCCGGGTTACAACAAGGATTTGCAGGGGCTTGACTATGACCCTGACTATGCCAGGGAATTGCTGGCCAAATCCAGATATAGCTCCGGCCTGCCTCCTATCACCATCACTGTGCTTGGATGGGGAGGGTTGGACGTCGACCCTGCTCTGGGGGCTGTCATGCAGGATTGGAAAAAGAACCTGGGTGCGGAAGTATCGGTCAGGCTGCTTGAGCCCGACCCGTTTCATTACAACCTGCAACAGGAGGCTGATGAAATGTACGTGCTGGGCTGGGTGGCGGACTATCCCGATCCGCAGAACTTCCTGCAAACGCTTTTCTACACAGATACCGAATACAATCACGGCCGGTTCTCAAGCAGTGAATTTGATACTCTGATCGACAGGGCGGCCGTGGAGCAGGATCATGATAAACGGATAGAGCTTTACCGTCAGGCGGAGCAGGTCATCATCGACCAGGCGCCCGTTATTCCTCTCTGGTTCAATAAGAATTACGTCCTGGTCAATCCGCGAGTCAAGAACTACAGTATCGATCCGCTGGGGGTGCCACGTTTAAACCTCGTAAGTATTGAACATTAG
- a CDS encoding DUF3795 domain-containing protein has protein sequence MDKNALEAPCGIHCGLCPLNLAIKDEKLRNRLSETLKLPPDKVNCTGCRSIDGHCPVIGEQCATWMCIKGKGLEFCSECIDFPCVKLMPCSDRADRLPHNIKIASLALRKNKGSFEWEKAIKDIYSRYFHGVMVIGQGPQLKDNSAEESA, from the coding sequence ATGGATAAAAATGCATTGGAAGCACCATGCGGAATCCACTGCGGGCTTTGCCCTCTTAATCTGGCGATCAAAGATGAAAAGCTGAGGAACCGGCTCTCCGAGACGTTGAAGCTACCCCCGGATAAGGTCAATTGCACCGGCTGCAGGTCTATCGACGGTCATTGCCCGGTGATAGGGGAGCAGTGCGCCACCTGGATGTGCATCAAAGGCAAGGGATTGGAATTCTGTTCGGAGTGCATCGATTTTCCCTGCGTAAAGCTGATGCCGTGTTCCGACCGCGCCGATAGGCTCCCTCACAACATCAAGATAGCCAGCCTGGCGTTAAGAAAAAACAAGGGATCGTTCGAATGGGAAAAAGCTATTAAAGACATTTACTCACGTTATTTCCACGGCGTAATGGTCATAGGACAGGGTCCGCAACTTAAAGATAACTCTGCCGAAGAATCTGCATAA
- a CDS encoding histone deacetylase has protein sequence MPVGYISSELYQHHDTGSHVENKERLKAIDTILEKTKVKEQFLHISPRAASIDEIAAVHDREYIRSLKAEIDGGGGWLDPDTYASPGSWEAAIYAAGGVMTAVEQVMSGKADSVFAAVRPPGHHAVHSHQMGFCLFNNVAIAARFALSNYDIKRILIIDFDVHHGNGTQEAFYSESQVLYCSTHEYPWYPFTGAAEDTGKGAGEGYTVNIPLEAGLGDNEYLQVFNEVLVPVAGRFQPDLVLISAGYDAHWQDTISNMTLTTMGFARMTKIIKTISDQFCRSRLVFSLEGGYNHTALAYSVTATIELLMGHAEVYDPLGPPPMSYSPRDFGDFVKSIRNIHKIQD, from the coding sequence ATGCCAGTCGGCTACATAAGCAGCGAGTTATACCAGCATCATGACACGGGCAGCCATGTCGAGAACAAGGAACGCCTGAAGGCCATAGATACCATACTTGAGAAGACAAAGGTTAAAGAGCAGTTCCTTCATATCTCACCTCGGGCCGCCAGCATCGACGAGATAGCGGCAGTGCACGACCGTGAATATATCAGGAGCCTCAAAGCTGAGATCGACGGCGGCGGCGGCTGGCTGGATCCGGATACATATGCGTCCCCCGGATCATGGGAGGCAGCTATCTACGCTGCCGGCGGGGTTATGACGGCGGTCGAGCAGGTCATGAGCGGCAAGGCCGACAGCGTTTTTGCCGCGGTCAGGCCGCCGGGCCACCATGCCGTACATTCCCACCAGATGGGTTTCTGCCTGTTTAATAACGTGGCCATCGCCGCCCGCTTTGCATTGTCCAACTATGATATCAAGCGCATATTAATTATTGATTTCGACGTCCACCACGGCAACGGCACTCAGGAAGCATTCTACAGCGAATCACAGGTATTATATTGTTCCACTCACGAGTATCCCTGGTATCCATTCACCGGCGCAGCCGAAGACACCGGCAAAGGGGCGGGAGAGGGGTATACGGTAAATATCCCGCTTGAAGCAGGCCTGGGGGATAATGAATACCTCCAGGTTTTCAACGAGGTGCTGGTGCCCGTTGCCGGGCGTTTCCAGCCCGACCTGGTGCTGATATCGGCCGGATACGACGCCCACTGGCAGGACACGATATCCAACATGACGCTTACTACCATGGGATTTGCGCGCATGACCAAGATCATCAAGACGATTTCAGACCAGTTCTGCCGCAGCAGGCTGGTATTCAGCCTGGAGGGAGGTTACAACCACACGGCGCTGGCCTATTCCGTCACCGCAACCATCGAACTGCTGATGGGTCATGCCGAGGTTTATGATCCGCTGGGGCCTCCTCCCATGTCATACTCACCACGTGATTTCGGCGATTTCGTTAAATCCATACGTAATATTCACAAAATACAAGATTGA
- the secF gene encoding protein translocase subunit SecF: protein MINIVGNRKWFFLISICLLVPGIISMLAFGFKLGIDFSSGTVMTLRFSQQVEQGVLRQQMSQLGYDDATIQKTGDGDFLVRTRDIDTDEKIALIDGLEKGLNAEVTIRDFETVSPVVASEVARNAAIAVLVASIFMILYIAFAFRHMPSPFKWGVSAVIALLHDVLIVMGIFSILGWLIGYQVDSMFIVAMLTIVGFAINNTCVVYDRIRENVRKGISRDFATTVNSSILETIARCINTSLVVILTGLALFLFGGVTIQQFIMALLVGVVVGIYDSIFVAGPLLVLWDRGLKTESKAA, encoded by the coding sequence ATGATCAACATCGTAGGTAACCGCAAGTGGTTCTTTCTTATTTCCATTTGTTTGCTTGTGCCGGGCATCATCTCGATGCTGGCATTCGGGTTCAAACTTGGCATCGATTTCAGCAGCGGCACTGTTATGACGCTGCGATTCAGCCAGCAGGTTGAACAGGGTGTGCTCAGGCAGCAAATGTCCCAACTGGGGTACGACGATGCCACGATCCAGAAGACCGGCGACGGCGATTTCCTCGTCCGTACCAGGGACATCGATACCGATGAAAAAATAGCTCTGATCGACGGCCTTGAGAAAGGGCTGAATGCAGAAGTGACTATCAGGGACTTCGAGACCGTATCGCCGGTAGTGGCCAGCGAGGTGGCGCGCAACGCGGCCATCGCCGTTCTGGTGGCATCCATTTTCATGATACTTTACATTGCCTTTGCCTTCCGCCATATGCCCAGTCCCTTCAAATGGGGCGTCAGCGCCGTGATCGCCCTGCTGCACGATGTATTGATCGTCATGGGCATCTTCTCCATACTGGGCTGGCTTATCGGCTATCAGGTTGACTCCATGTTCATCGTAGCCATGCTGACCATAGTGGGGTTCGCCATCAACAATACCTGTGTGGTCTATGACCGCATACGCGAGAATGTCCGCAAAGGCATAAGCAGGGATTTCGCCACAACCGTGAACTCGAGCATACTGGAGACGATCGCCCGCTGTATCAATACCAGCCTCGTGGTGATTTTAACAGGCCTTGCGTTGTTCCTGTTCGGCGGAGTGACAATTCAGCAATTCATCATGGCCCTGCTGGTTGGAGTGGTAGTGGGTATCTATGACTCAATATTTGTGGCCGGTCCGCTGCTGGTGCTGTGGGACCGTGGCCTCAAAACTGAATCAAAGGCCGCATGA